The sequence TCCCTGGTGCTCGCCCATTGCAGGCCGCACTTTATCGCGCAATACCTGTTCGATTCTCTCAAGCAATTCCTTTTGCATCAGCCGTTCCCTCTGCTCTTTCCTGCTCTGATTAATTTTTATTCTTCGATGTGCGCAATCGCTTTTGCCAGTTCTTTCTTCATCGCAAGGTTACCCTGACGCGCGATCATGATACGCTGTGCCTGCGGGCTGCCCGCGCCGTGCATGGATTCCGTACGGTAACCAACCGCCGCCGTGCCCAGCGCCAGGTTCTCGATCAGGCGCAGGATACGCAGGCGATTTTCCGTGGAAACGCTGTCTACGCCCTTCAAATATTTTTCAACATATTTACCCAGCTTCGGGTCGCGGAAATCCTTTTCGGAAGGAGCCGTCACCATAATACCGCCGGCAATATCCTCAGCAAGGCGTACAATTTCATACGGGAACCGCGTTACGTTCTGCTTACATACGTTCGCCAGCAGCAGGTCGATGATGTAGTTGCCCGACTCCGTCTGGCTTCCCTCTGCCGAGCAGGCGATACCGCATGCATACAGCGTCTCGTTTAAGTGCGTCATTTCGATGAGCTTGTCCTTGATGTGCGAAGCCTTGGCAGCGCCGTTGTAATCTGCCGCAACCGCAGCCGCGCCGATCAATACGTCGCCCACGCCTACTTTACATCCGCCGTAGCTCTGGCGGTGATAACCGGCAAACCTCTCTACCAGCATGCCCGCGAATTCCGTTTCCCCATTGAGGAATATACGGTCGTTGGGAACAAATACGTCGTCGAAAATCGTCAGCGCTTCCACGCCGCCGAATTCGGCGTTTCCGACGTCAAGCTCGCTGCCTTCCAGCTTGCGCGTATCGCAGGACTGGCGGCCGATGATCATGAACAGACCGGGGGCGTCCAGCGGAACCGCGAACGAAACCGCATAGTCTTTGTCTTCCGGACGCATAGCGACCGTCGGCATAACGATAACCTCATGAGAGTTAAGCATACCTGTCTGGTGCGCTTTTGCGCCGCGTACAACGATACCGTCCGGCCGTCTTTCCACCACGCGCAGATACATATCCGGATCTGCCTGTGCGTGCGGCGCCAAGGAGCGGTCTCCCTTGGGGTCTGTCATCGCGCCGTCGATTGTCAGGTCGTTGTCCTGGCAATATTTCATGTATTTCACAAAGTTCTCGTGATAGTTCGTTCCGCACGCTTTATCCGTTTCAAATGTTGTGCTGTAAACAGCGTTGAAAGCGTCCATACCAACGCAGCGTTGGAAACAGGCCGCCGTTTTTTGTCCCAGCAGTCTCTGCATTTTTACCTTTTTGATCAGGTCGTCTGTATTTCTGTGAATGTTCGTGAAACGGTTGATTTTCCGCCCGTCGTCCAGCGTAACCGTCAT comes from Christensenellaceae bacterium and encodes:
- the abfD gene encoding 4-hydroxybutyryl-CoA dehydratase, which gives rise to MALMTGEEYIESIRKINMEVYMFGKRIENPVDDPILRPSLNSVRMTYDLAQMPEYEDLMTVTLDDGRKINRFTNIHRNTDDLIKKVKMQRLLGQKTAACFQRCVGMDAFNAVYSTTFETDKACGTNYHENFVKYMKYCQDNDLTIDGAMTDPKGDRSLAPHAQADPDMYLRVVERRPDGIVVRGAKAHQTGMLNSHEVIVMPTVAMRPEDKDYAVSFAVPLDAPGLFMIIGRQSCDTRKLEGSELDVGNAEFGGVEALTIFDDVFVPNDRIFLNGETEFAGMLVERFAGYHRQSYGGCKVGVGDVLIGAAAVAADYNGAAKASHIKDKLIEMTHLNETLYACGIACSAEGSQTESGNYIIDLLLANVCKQNVTRFPYEIVRLAEDIAGGIMVTAPSEKDFRDPKLGKYVEKYLKGVDSVSTENRLRILRLIENLALGTAAVGYRTESMHGAGSPQAQRIMIARQGNLAMKKELAKAIAHIEE